The following coding sequences are from one Oncorhynchus clarkii lewisi isolate Uvic-CL-2024 chromosome 20, UVic_Ocla_1.0, whole genome shotgun sequence window:
- the LOC139376336 gene encoding 5'-AMP-activated protein kinase subunit beta-2-like isoform X2, which yields MGNTGDRMSGDRHGAKAHRSDSRGSDKDHEPSKMVDSTDDPNIFHTHGLGSSKASDKEEPDLDDLVKTGPQSRPTVIRWAGGGKEVYIAGSFNNWGNKIPLNKSHNDFVAILDLPEGEHQYKFFVDGQWVHDPSEPVVTSQLGTINNLIEVKQSDFEVFDALQVDSLESTDTSDLSSSPPGPYGQEQYMFRPEERFKAPPILPPHLLQVILNKDTNISCDPALLPEPNHVMLNHLYALSIKDGVMVLSATHRYKKKYVTSLLYKPI from the exons ATGGGTAACACAGGTGACCGGATGTCCGGTGATCGCCATGGTGCTAAGGCCCATCGATCAGACAGCAGAGGCAGCGACAAAGACCACGAGCCCAGCAAGATGGTGGACAGCACAGACGATCCTAACATCTTCCACACACACGGACTGGGGTCCTCCAAG GCGTCGGACAAGGAGGAGCCTGACCTGGATGACTTGGTGAAGACGGGGCCTCAATCCAGACCTACAGTCATCCGCTGGGccggaggagggaaggaggtctATATCGCGGGCTCCTTCAACAACTGGGGCAACAAGATCCCCCTCAATAAGAG CCACAATGACTTTGTAGCGATCCTGGACTTGCCAGAGGGAGAGCACCAGTACAAGTTCTTTGTGGACGGACAGTGGGTCCATGACCCCTCAGAG CCAGTGGTGACCAGCCAGTTGGGCACCATCAACAACCTGATCGAGGTGAAGCAGTCGGACTTTGAGGTGTTCGATGCTCTGCAGGTGGACTCTCTGGAGTCCACTGACACCTCAG ATCTGTCCAGCTCCCCTCCAGGGCCCTATGGACAGGAGCAGTACATGTTTAGGCCTGAGGAACGCTTCAAAGCCCCGCCCATCctccccccacacctcctccaagTCATCCTCAACAAGGACACCAACATCTCT TGCGACCCAGCCTTGCTGCCTGAACCCAACCACGTGATGCTCAACCACCTTTATGCTCTCTCAATAAAG GATGGCGTGATGGTGCTCAGTGCGACTCACAGATATAAGAAGAAGTACGTCACATCTCTGCTCTACAAGCCCATCTAA
- the LOC139376336 gene encoding 5'-AMP-activated protein kinase subunit beta-2-like isoform X1 translates to MGNTGDRMSGDRHGAKAHRSDSRGSDKDHEPSKMVDSTDDPNIFHTHGLGSSKASDKEEPDLDDLVKTGPQSRPTVIRWAGGGKEVYIAGSFNNWGNKIPLNKSHNDFVAILDLPEGEHQYKFFVDGQWVHDPSEPVVTSQLGTINNLIEVKQSDFEVFDALQVDSLESTDTSDLSSSPPGPYGQEQYMFRPEERFKAPPILPPHLLQVILNKDTNISCDPALLPEPNHVMLNHLYALSIKDGVMVLSATLHDLSVSLTHSLPFPSLRMA, encoded by the exons ATGGGTAACACAGGTGACCGGATGTCCGGTGATCGCCATGGTGCTAAGGCCCATCGATCAGACAGCAGAGGCAGCGACAAAGACCACGAGCCCAGCAAGATGGTGGACAGCACAGACGATCCTAACATCTTCCACACACACGGACTGGGGTCCTCCAAG GCGTCGGACAAGGAGGAGCCTGACCTGGATGACTTGGTGAAGACGGGGCCTCAATCCAGACCTACAGTCATCCGCTGGGccggaggagggaaggaggtctATATCGCGGGCTCCTTCAACAACTGGGGCAACAAGATCCCCCTCAATAAGAG CCACAATGACTTTGTAGCGATCCTGGACTTGCCAGAGGGAGAGCACCAGTACAAGTTCTTTGTGGACGGACAGTGGGTCCATGACCCCTCAGAG CCAGTGGTGACCAGCCAGTTGGGCACCATCAACAACCTGATCGAGGTGAAGCAGTCGGACTTTGAGGTGTTCGATGCTCTGCAGGTGGACTCTCTGGAGTCCACTGACACCTCAG ATCTGTCCAGCTCCCCTCCAGGGCCCTATGGACAGGAGCAGTACATGTTTAGGCCTGAGGAACGCTTCAAAGCCCCGCCCATCctccccccacacctcctccaagTCATCCTCAACAAGGACACCAACATCTCT TGCGACCCAGCCTTGCTGCCTGAACCCAACCACGTGATGCTCAACCACCTTTATGCTCTCTCAATAAAG GATGGCGTGATGGTGCTCAGTGCGACTTTACATGATCTATCTGTCTCACTCACACATTCactccctttcccctccctcagGATGGCGTGA